One Mycobacterium paraseoulense genomic window, GATGGCCTGCGCGGGAATGGCCTCGCCGAAGCAGGCCAGCCCGCCCGAGGGGTTGACCGGGACCTTGCCGCCGATGGTGGTCGCGCCGCTGCGCAACAGCGCCTCGGCCTCACCCTTGGGGCATAACCCGAGGTGCTCGTACCAGTCGAGCTCGAGCGCGGTGGACAGGTCGTAAACCTCGGCCAGGCTGACGTCCTCGGGCCCGATGCCCGCCTCGGCGTAGGCCGCATCCAGGATCTGGTCCTTGAACACCCGCTCGGGGGCGGCCACGACGGCGGTGGAATCCGTTGCGATATCGGGCAATTCGGGTAGGTGCTGCGGGTAGCGCGGGGTCACGGTGCTGACCGCGCGCACCGACGGCACGCCGTCGAGCGAGCCGAGGTGTTTGCGGGCGAACTCGGCACTGGCCACGATCAGCGCCGCGGCGCCGTCGGAGGTGGCGCAGATGTCGAGCTGCCGCAACGGGTCGCTGACCACCGGGCTGGCCAGCACGTCCTCGACCGAGGATTCCTTGCGGTAGCGGGCATTCGGGTTCTGCAGGCCGTGCCGTGAGTTCTTCACCTTCACCTGCGCGAAGTCCTCGGACGTCGCGCCGTAGAGGTCCATCCGGCGCCGTGCCAGCAGCGCGAAATACACCGGATTCATCGCGCCGATCAGGTGGAACCGCTGCCAGTCGGGGTCGTTCTTGCGTTCCCCGCCCACCGGGGCGAACGCCCCCTTCGGGGTGGTGTCGGCGCCGATCACCAGCGCGACGTCGCAGAAGCCCGCCAGGATCTGCGCCCGTGCGCTCTGCAACGCCTGCGAACCGCTGGCGCACGCCGCGTAGCTCGAGCTGACCGGCACGCCGTTCCAGCCCAGCTTCTGGGCGAACGTCGACCCGGCGATGAAGCCCGGGTAGCCGTTGCGGATGGTGTCCGCGCCCGCGACCAATTGGATCTGCCGCCAGTCCAGGCCCGCCTCGGCCAGCGCGGCGCGCGCGGCGACCACCCCGTATTCGGTGAAGTCGCGGCCCCACTTGCCCCACGGGTGCATGCCCGCGCCCAGGATGTACAGCGGTTCGGGTGTGCTCATGTTCAGGCCACCTTCCACGCGTGCACGATGCGCTGCACGCCGTCGTCGTCGGTGAACAGCGGCATGGTGGTCAACTCCATCTCCATGCCGACCTTCAGGTCGGCGGCCAGCGTGCCCCCGACCACCTTGCCCAGCACGATGATTCCCTCGTCGGCCAGTTCGACCGCGGCGATGGCGAACGGCTCGAAGGGATCCGCCGCGGGGTAGGGCGGGGGCGGTGGATACCGATTCTCGGTGTAGCTCCACAGCTTTCCCCGGGTCGACAACGCGACGGACTCCAGGGTGTCGCTGGCGCAGCCCGGATTGGGGCAATTGTTCTCGCGCGGCGGGAAGACGTAGGTGCCGCACACGGGGCACTTGCTGCCGATCAAGTGGGGGCGGGCGGCCCCGTCAGTAGTCGAGTCGGTGGCGAACCATCCGTCGATCGCGGGTTGTTGGCTGGTGACCTCGGGCACCCGGCCAGACTACCCAGCCCCGATACGAAACTGAAACGTGTTGCAGTTCTGGCTCGGGGCGGTTGGGGCGCGTGCTTCGTCGTACCGGGTGCCTAGAGTGTGAGCCGTGAGTATCGCCAGCGGGGAGCAGACCAAGCCGACGCTGA contains:
- a CDS encoding lipid-transfer protein — protein: MNMSTPEPLYILGAGMHPWGKWGRDFTEYGVVAARAALAEAGLDWRQIQLVAGADTIRNGYPGFIAGSTFAQKLGWNGVPVSSSYAACASGSQALQSARAQILAGFCDVALVIGADTTPKGAFAPVGGERKNDPDWQRFHLIGAMNPVYFALLARRRMDLYGATSEDFAQVKVKNSRHGLQNPNARYRKESSVEDVLASPVVSDPLRQLDICATSDGAAALIVASAEFARKHLGSLDGVPSVRAVSTVTPRYPQHLPELPDIATDSTAVVAAPERVFKDQILDAAYAEAGIGPEDVSLAEVYDLSTALELDWYEHLGLCPKGEAEALLRSGATTIGGKVPVNPSGGLACFGEAIPAQAIAQVCELTWQLRGQATGRQVENATVGVTANQGLFGHGSSVIVTR
- a CDS encoding Zn-ribbon domain-containing OB-fold protein, producing the protein MPEVTSQQPAIDGWFATDSTTDGAARPHLIGSKCPVCGTYVFPPRENNCPNPGCASDTLESVALSTRGKLWSYTENRYPPPPPYPAADPFEPFAIAAVELADEGIIVLGKVVGGTLAADLKVGMEMELTTMPLFTDDDGVQRIVHAWKVA